The Chelonoidis abingdonii isolate Lonesome George chromosome 11, CheloAbing_2.0, whole genome shotgun sequence genomic interval GGCACCACTCTGACTCAGTTTCCTGGGGGCAGCCTCTCCCTTGCAGCCGcatcccctgcccttcccactcccctgccccgcACCAATCTCTGCCTTTTggatccaccccccacccccaccccaacacacacagacacacacacacagtgcaatcACCTCCCTTTCTatcctccctcccagctgtttCCCTGAATGTCAGCCTGCGCCTGACGGGGCCCATGCATCACAGCCTGTCCCTAGCCAGTGACTCTGACCTTTTCCCACATGCAAGGAAGAGAAAGCACCCAGGGCCTTGGCTGACTTTTCCAGCTGCTCTCAGCCTCTGGGGACCACCAGCACCATGCAGGAAGGAGCAGGCACCCAGGCGAGCCAGGCCTGGATGAGGGGAAGCACAGGGCGCCAAGATGCAAGAGGCAAGAATACTCCCAAGTGCTTTCATAAAATGTCCTTTAGGCATTAAACTTTGCGGCTCGTTGGAAAGGAGCCGGGTCAAAGGGCCTTCGCCTCCCTGGGTAGGTCCGGGCTGCAATCGGCAGGTGTCATTTCAACTCATGGTGGCACCCATGTGCCAGctcgctaaaaatagcagccaaGCTGCAGCTAAGCAGGCAGTGGCCCAGGCTAgccacctgcctccctccccagagtCCCGAGCCCCCTAGCCAGCTCTGTGCCCCATGCCACCACGGCTTCGCTGCTCCGGGTACTTATGCTGGCTAGTCTGAttgcatgtgctgcagtcacgCCCTGTGATGATTGCAGGGTAGCACAGCTCTTGTCCTTAATTTTGTGCCAGTGCTGATCATCATGCCCCAGTAcaccactagggggtgctgtgtgcAGGAAGCAAGGCAAGTGGGGCTCAGAAGGGGGCTCTCTCCCCTTGCAATCAGTGGTGACCCTAATGCCCTAATGTGGCACTAGggaggcgctgtgctgcagggagcagggcggggggctCAGAAGGGGGCGCTCTCCCTTTGCAATCAGTGGTGACCCTAATGCCCTAATGTGGCACTAGGGNNNNNNNNNNNNNNNNNNNNNNNNNNNNNNNNNNNNNNNNNNNNNNNNNNNNNNNNNNNNNNNNNNNNNNNNNNNNNNNNNNNNNNNNNNNNNNNNNNNNNNNNNNNNNNNNNNNNNNNNNNNNNNNNNNNNNNNNNNNNNNNNNNNNNNNNNNNNNNNNNNNNNNNNNNNNNNNNNNNNNNNNNNNNNNNNNNNNNNNNNNNNNNNNNNNNNNNNNNNNNNNNNNNNNNNNNNNNNNNNNNNNNNNNNNNNNNNNNNNNNNNNNNNNNNNNNNNNNNNNNNNNNNNNNNNNNNNNNNNNNNNNNNNNNNNNNNNNNNNNNNNNNNNNNNNNNNNNNNNNNNNNNNNNNNNNNNNNNNNNNNNNNNNNNNNNNNNNNNNNNNNNNNNNNNNNNNNNNNNNNNNNNNNNNNNNNNNNNNNNNNNNNNNNNNNNNNNNNNNNNNNNNNNNNNNNNNNNNNNNNNNNNNNNNNNNNNNNNNNNNNNNNNNNNNNNNNNNNNNNNNNNNNNNNNNNNNNNNNNNNNNNNNNNNNNNNNNNNNNNNNNNNNNNNNNNNNNNNNNNNNNNNNNNNNNNNNNNNNNNNNNNNNNNNNNNNNNNNNNNNNNNNNNNNNNNNNNNNNNNNNNNNNNNNNNNNNNNNNNNNNNNNNNNNNNNNNNNNNNNNNNNNNNNNNNNNNNNNNNNNNNNNNNNNNNNNNNNNNNNNNNNNNNNNNNNNNNNNNNNNNNNNNNNNNNNNNNNNNNNNNNNNNNNNNNNNNNNNNNNNNNNNNNNNNNNNNNNNNNNNNNNNNNNNNNNNNNNNNNNNNNNNNNNNNNNNNNNNNNNNNNNNNNNNNNNNNNNNNNNNNNNNNNNNNNNNNNNNNNNNNNNNNNNNNNNNNNNNNNNNNNNNNNNNNNNNNNNNNNNNNNNNNNNNNNNNNNNNNNNNNNNNNNNNNNNNNNNNNNNNNNNNNNNNNNNNNNNNNNNNNNNNNNNNNNNNNNNNNNNNNNNNNNNNNNNNNNNNNNNNNNNNNNNNNNNNNNNNNNNNNNNNNNNNNNNNNNNNNNNNNNNNNNNNNNNNNNNNNNNNNNNNNNNNNNNNNNNNNNNNNNNNNNNNNNNNNNNNNNNNNNNNNNNNNNNNNNNNNNNNNNNNNNNNNNNNGGGGCTCAGAAGGGGGCACTCTGCCCCCAGAGTCAGTGCTGCCCCCAATGCtgcagtgctagggggcgctgtgctgtggggagcaggatgggggctcAGAAGGGGGCGCTCTGCTCCCAGTGTCAGTGCAGCCAGGCTCCCCGGCCTGCCCGGAGACCCCTGCCCATGGCGCGACAGGTGCTACACAGCCACTCCCTCCTGACAGCAGCACCAGGTGGTGCTGCCCAGGCCTCGCCCTCCAAGTGCAGGTCCTCATGCCCACATGGGCATGTCTGCAGGTCCTCACAACAGCGGGGCCCTGGCGATGAGCCGAGTAGCGCCGCCCCAGGGCATCCTGGGCAGGACTGGCAGAGCCTGTCTTCATAATGTGCGGAGGGAGGGCTCCCAATCAGAGCAAGGGACCCCatatctccttccctcccctgctcagATCTATGGGCTCCTCTCACCTGGTacctctcctccctgccaccccaaaTCAGACCAGGGAGCCCATGGAGGGATAGAGGGGTTTGTAAGGGGATGGATTAGATTAGATAGTGGGTATGGGGATGGAGGAATGGGTGGATTGAGTGAATTTATGGGGATGGATGAGTATATGGGATGGATGGATTCATGGGTGGATattgtgtatggggatggagggagggagggagggatggagatggatggatagcTGTGTTTGAGGATGGATGGAGTGTATGGGGACAgagggatgaatggatggatggatgagtggGTGAGTATATGGGATGGATATTGTGTATGGGGAGGGATGAAGATGAATGGatgggtgtatggggatggatgaaGGGTATGGGGACAGAGGAATGGATGGATTGAGAGAGTGtggggggggatggatggatcgATATAGTgtagggggagggatggagatggatggatggagtgtatggggacagatggatggatggaaggatggagggatggatgaatGAGTGAGTATATGGGAGGGGTCAATGGATATTGTGTATGGGGAGggatagagatggatggatgggatggatggatggagtgtatggggacagagaatggatggatggatggatggatggggacaGAAGATGGATGGaggttggatggatggatggagacagaggatggatggatggttgggtggatggatggaaagATGGATTTCAGCCCCAGGAAATAGCCCCGACTCCCTCATACAAGCTCCGGTCAGTGCAGAGCCTCCTCCCAATGAATTATTCTTAAGCCTGGAGACCAGGGTGAgggctggagttggggcaggggggagcagggcccaaggtgtgtgtagggggtgggggggaacagggCCCAGTGGTATCAGCTGTCCTGCCTTCCTGGGCCAACAGCCCTTGGCATTGAGCACCAGGCCAGGGGACCCTAgggaggctggggggcagaggggggcggCGCTGGCAATTGACGGATGTGGCACAGCTTGTAACTAGGCCGGACCGTCAGCTGGTTGCCATGGTAACCAGCCAAGCCATTGTTCTATTTCAAAGGGGAACACCATGGAGGTTTCTGGGTTACATGGGGcattgttgggggtgggggtcatgTACTGACGCCCTCTACCCCTTCCCCATGGGCCAAAAGGCAGCAGTGGAGGCAATAGGACAGATTCTGATGCTGGTGTAAAACTATGTGGGACCAGACTCATGTCAAATGGGGCTAAGGCCAATTGACACCTGCTGGGGATCTGACCCCATTGACTTTAAGAGAATTACTCTGCTGCACCTGAGAGCAGAATCGGGCCCTTACTCCAGTCAAACACCATCCCGAGGTGCTTGTAGCCTGAGATCAAGTCACACCATCCCCTTCTCTTGGGTAAAGTAGCTCCTGGAGTCCTTCACGaccaggcaggttttctaaccctctgATCATTCTCGTGActcttctctgatccctctccaattcatcaacaCTCTCCTGGAATGGTGGGCATCAGATCGGACACAAGATcccagcagcggtcacaccaggGCCAAACACAGAGGGGAAagaacctctctgctcctccGTGAGGTTCTcatttatacatcccaggatcacacTAGGTCTTTCAGTCCTAGCATGGCACAGGGAGCTCCTGTTCCTCTGATTCTCCACCACGACCCTCaggtctttttcagagtcatggCTTCCCAGGAGAGAGCCCCCCAGCCTGTCCGTCTAGCTCATTCTTTGTGCCTGGATGTCTCCACTGACACCGCGCCGTACTCAAACACATACCGGGTGCTTGTACTCAGTTTCCCAAGCGATCCCGATCACCCTGAATCAGTGATGTGTCACATTGTATTTACTCCCCCGCCCTGATCTTTACCGTcgtctgcaaacttcatcagtgacAAGGTTACAGCTTCTACCTGGCCAAAAAGGTGAAATAGCACAGGGCCGAGAACCGACCCCCGCGGGACCCCACTGGAGACAGACCCGTTCAGTGATAATTCCccgtttacagttacattttgagactgatCAAccagttctctgtgtgtgtgtgtgtatgtgtgtccctgctgcctcctgctggaggggctgagctctgcgtgtgtgtgtgtgtgtgtgtgtgtgtgtgtttccctgctgccccctgctggaggggctaagctctgctctgctctgtgtgtgtgtgtgtttccctgctaccccctgctggagaggctgagctctgctgtgtgtgtgtgtgtgtgtgtgtgtgtgtgtgtgtgcgtgtgtgtgcacctGTGAGCTCTCAAGGTCTCACCGCTTCCTGAATCCTTCTAAAAANNNNNNNNNNNNNNNNNNNNNNNNNNNNNNNNNNNNNNNNNNNNNNNNNNNNNNNNNNNNNNNNNNNNNNNNNNNNNNNNNNNNNNNNNNNNNNNNNNNNNNNNNNNNNNNNNNNNNNNNNNNNNNNNNNNNNNNNNNNNNNNNNNNNNNNNNNNNNNNNNNNNNNNNNNNNNNNNNNNNNNNNNNNNNNNNNNNNNNNAGCGGTGTGCAGCTACTGTGCTGGCTGCAATGGGGAGAGCAGagaccctgctgccccctgctggggggatgggccctgctgtgtgtgtgtgtgtgtgtgtgtgtgtgtgtgtgtgtgtgtgtgagaccatgctgccccctgctggaggggatgggccctgctctgtgtgtgtgtgtgcgagagagagagagagagagagagagagagagagagaaaccctgctggaggggatgggccctgctgtgtgtgtgtgtgtatttgtccCTGTTGCCCTCCCTGCTGGAGGGAatgagccctgctctgtgtgtgtgtgtgtgtgtgtgtgtgagagagagagagagagagagagagaccctgctCTGAGACAAGCACTCCCCAAGCCACTCTCCTCCCTGTGCTAACTCTCAGGTCCCAACTCAGAATCAGCCTTTTGCCTCCTAATCTGGattcttttataaataaaacacccagcaccgccccagccctgcccatgccCCCCTCCGACTGAATCATTGCTGCCCCCTGGACCTTCCCGCCCAGAACTGCACATCCCCGGTTCCTGGTTCCAAAGAGACAGCAAGACGCTGCTCACGCAGGCTGGGGGGGGCTGCCCTGCGAGTAGCTGGGGGGCTCAATAGGGGGTGCTCTCCCTTGGAATACAGTGCCAGGCTGGAGAATGGGGGTATCCCCCAGAGTACAGGCAGGGTGAGCGCTCCCACCCaccaagcccagcccagccctggagggACCCtccccaggggtggggaggaggttcACGCTCACCTCCAGTTTCCCATCTCAGCCAACATGAAATAAAGTCTGGGGCCTGGCAAGGGGGTAGGGCCGGGGGAGACAGGATGGGATAAGTGGGGTGGGCACCACAGGGAGAGGGGTTTTTCTGCTAGGCCCGAGCGGGCAGGGGCTCAGAACTGAGAGCAGGCAAGTGGGGGGCAGCGTTAGACCCAGGCAGTAATGGAGGGGACGGGCAGACCCAGGCAACATTGGGGGTGGCAGGGTTACCCCTCCCCAAGCGGGGACAGACCTCGGACATGGACCAGACACCCAGGTTGGATTCCAAGGGGTTTATTTGCTTCCTTGACAGTcgctggagggggtgagggtccCGGGCCTGGTGGAGTCGGGGGGATCTCGGAGCCGGCCGTGGGGGGATCTCTTTGCCTCCTAGCGGAAGAAGGCCAGCCGTTCCAGCAGCCACTCCTCGGTCAGGTCCTCCGTGGTCCGGATCTCGAACACCTGGGGGGGCGAGGGGAGAGGTGgatggagctggggtgggaattAATGCGGGGTCCTCCAGAGAAGAGCCTCGATTCAGGGGCGTGGATGCTGAACGGGTGGGGCAGTAAATCCCACTGTTGTGGGGTACTGATCCCATCTCTAGCAGCTGGGGGATCCCAGCTATGGGGCAATCCAGAGATCCTGGCTAGACCCCAAGTATGAGGGCAGGTCCCTGCCAGATGGGTGGGAGGCCCTGGGGGCGAGGAAGCAATGAGACCCACTGCTATAGAGCAGGCCCCTGGCCCTGGgatgaggcagagcagggtgtagaggaggggagagagacagccCCTTCCACTATgggccagaggggaggggcagaggtaaCCCCCCCAGCATGGGTATGTGGCTGGCAACTTGGGTGAGGGGGCTATGGGGATCAGGGGTCCCTGGGGTGTCAGCGCTGCCCATGGGAGGAGCTCAAAGGGGTGGCACTGCCCTGGTACCTTGGTGAGCTCGGCTGCCTGCACCAGCCTGTTCTTGCTCCCAGCATACATCATCTGCTGCTCCGGTTTGcaccctgccccagggggagagacagagagagaacccaggagtcctggtgcccagTTCTAAcctctagaccccactcccctctcagagctagggatagaacccaggagtcctgcctcccagcccccctgttctaaccactagaccccactcccctcccagagctagggatagaACTCAGgggtcctgcctcccagccccaccctgctctaaactctagaccccattcccctcccagagctagggatagaacccaggagtcctggctcctaacccctctgctctaaccactagaccccacttccctcccagagctagagatagaacccaggagtcctgcctcccagccccacccacctcTAACAATTGGACCCTGCTCCCCCTGGTTCTTACCGACTGGGCTGGAGAAGATGAAGCAGAGCGGGTAGGAGACGCGCCCGTCATCATGGACATATTTATAACTGTACACCACAAAGGTAGCCCCAGTCAAGGAGGCAGCAGCTTCTCACCTGAGCTGGGCCATGCCTGAAACGCTCCTGTCTCTATCCTTCTCCGTCTCGTCACCCTCCTGGCCGCTCCTGCCCCCCCGGATACCCGCTCTGGGCTGCCCCCACCCACATCAGACACATTGGGGTCTCCCAGGACCCCGccactgcagggcctggggcgggGTGGCCCAAAGCCTGGAGCTCTGGTGCTCCTACCCAGCCTCCCATGCGCTGCAGAGCCACAAGCAGGGAGGTTGTGGGGTACACCCTCCCCCAGAAGGGCTcgttttcctctccctctctgcgctgccccctgctgctctgATCCCCTGGCTGCTCCCTGTAGCCCCCTCTGATCTTAAATCTGCTCCAAGCTGGGGACAAGGGACCCTTTTCCGTGCCCACAGCCCCGGCATCCATCCtctctggggggcaaggaggaTCCCAgaggacccccccacacacacacacacatacacatacatccCCCATGCATACTCCTGGCATCCTGCCACCATGTGCGATGCCTGTGCCCCACCAGGTGGCTCGgatgccccctccccgccccacggCAGAAGGATATCGGGGCTGGCGCTCCGGCAGCTCACTCTTCAGCTCCTCCGGAGAGATGTCCTGTGGGAGAaatgccaaaggctgcatcaacTAAGGTGAGTGGCAGGGTGGAGAAGAGGACAAGGAACCTCCCCATCACCcgccattgtacagatggggaaactgaggcgtgGAACAGGGCAGAGACTTGACCTAGGTCACCTAGAAAGTCAGTGGTGGAGCCAGATGTGGAACCCGGGAGTTctgactccctgccctgcctggcaAAGTGGTTAAAACAGAGCAGGtcctgggagccagaactcccggGTTCTTTCCTcagatctgggaggggaggggagtgtagTGGGTCacagcatggggggctgggaatcaggactcctgggttgtctcCCTAGCTGGGCAGCAGTAGGACAGGTGGCCCAGTGGAAGGGCAGGAAGGGCCACTCCGTACACAGGCCGGCAAGAGTGGAGGGGCTGGGCACGCAgaacagcagggagctgggcgcCGCTCCCCCAGAGACACCCAAGATCCAGGATCAACAGCTGAGCCCGTGTCTGAAATCGCAGGCATTGAAAGAGGCATCAGAGCAATTGCTCTTTCCTTTGCAGCTGCCCCTCAAGCTGGGCCCCGGGTCGCTACATGCCCCGGGATTAGTCTACGATCGAATCTCCTCTGAGCACAGCCAAGGGGCACCAGATGCCGTGGCACAAGCCTGCTCAAATCTTGAAGGAAACAGAGCCATGGTCCCACCTCATAACCCTTCAGGATCAAAGCTCTTTGGACACCTAACTCCCCTTGGTCTCCgtggaagttaggagcccaaatatctttgtggatctgggccaaacAACCAGCCGGGGTTGAATGGGTCCAATCCTACCAGCAACCCCGTCTATCTGAAATAAGGGCTGCTCAGTCCAATTAGAGTCTCTTCGGTTCTGGAAGAAATCCAGTCTGTTTTTATTAGGGTTTGTTAACGTCACACCGAGGGTCTGGCTCACTAGTGGGGCTTTTCTGAACATCTGGATCCCAGCACCGCTCGCCACCGCTTGAGCTAGATGGACAGACTGGGGGGCTCTctcctgggaagctgtgactcTGGAAAAGACCCGGGGGTTGTGGTGGAGAATCAGTGgaacaggagctcccagtgcGAAGCTggggccaaaagagctaatgcgatcctggatgtataaagaggggaatctcgtgtaggagcagagaggttatttcccCTCTGTGTTTGGCCCTGGTGCGGCCACTGCTGGGATCCAGGCTCCAGTTCTAGTTCCCACAATCCGACGTGGATGTTGCTaaattggagagtgttcagagacgagccacaagaatgatcggaggattagaaaacctgccataTAGTGACAGGCTCAAGGAACTCAacttatttagcttaacaaagagacggtGAAGGGGTAACTGGATCCCAGGCTGTCAGCACctccatggggaacaaatattgaataaggGGCTCTTCAGTCTACCAGACAAAGGTCTAACACGACCCAATGGCAAGAAGATGAAGCTAGATACATTCcgactgaaaataaggtgtacatttttaacagggaatgTCATTAACTCCCGGAACATCTCACCAAGGGtcggggtggattctccatcagaccatttttaaatcaagaaggGAGGTTTTCCTTAAAGctcagctctaggaattattcgggggcagttctctggcctgtgttacccagatgatcacaatggtcccttctgcccttggaatctctgaataaAGAATTTACTCCGCTAACTGGCGGCAGCAGTAAGTTGCTACCTTCTATATAGACCAGCCCTCCGTGGGGAGAAGAATGGGTCATATAGACAGTGAAACCAATGGGAGAtttgaaaccaatgggagagAACTGGTAGCAAGAGGGAGTGCGGTCTAATGGGCAGGGTGCTGGGACACAGGACACCAGGTTGTTGTTCCTTGCCTTGGGTGAGTCACggtcctgctctgtgcctcagtttccccttctgtgggGCTAAAGATATTGCCCCCACTGGTGTAAAGTGACCCTCATTCCCCTCTCACCAGAGACAGTGAGCGCTTTGGGGACTCGACTTTCTATGCGTTTCTTACATACAGCACCCAAATAATGGAGCCCATGCAGTTGGTTCTGGGTCAGTCCTAGTTCCCGGGGCGGGATCTAATTCAGGCTTCATAGTCTCCATGGTGTGTTTGGCCTCAGCATTGCAGCAAGCCCTTGTTCCAGTGCAGCGAGCCGGAAGCTGTGTGGCAGCTTCATTCAGGTTGTAAAAACCGCAGGCTCGGATCGAATTAAGTATGAAACCGACTGGTGCGAGCCGTGAGGCCTCCCCGGGGCGCTTTCATTCGGTGGTAAATTCAATTTATCTTCCTCTGGCTCGTGTTGGTTCTCGACACGCTGCCGGAACGTCGCATGCAGCAGGCCAGGGAACGCAGACGACTGTTTGGAAGGAGAGCGGGGTTCCTTTCCTCCCCCCAAGGGCCTGGCACTCAACCTTAGAGGGCGAGATGCAGAGAgagggactctgtgtgtgtgtgtatgtgtatgtgtgtgcgtgcgcacgcTTCCCCCTCCTGGAGCAATGGgcacctgctctgtgtgtgtcccGTGTCCTTGTCCCTGCTGGAAAGAATGAGCcaggctctgtgtgtgtctgctgccccctgctggagaaaTTGGCACATGCTCTGCATGTGTCCCTGCTGGAGGGATGGGAacctgggggtgtgtgtgagtgtgtgtccgTCCGTCTCTGCCGCCCTGTGCTG includes:
- the GMFG gene encoding glia maturation factor gamma produces the protein MSDSLVVCDVDPALTEKLRKFRFRKETNNAAILMKIDKERQLVVLEEEFQDISPEELKSELPERQPRFVVYSYKYVHDDGRVSYPLCFIFSSPVGCKPEQQMMYAGSKNRLVQAAELTKVFEIRTTEDLTEEWLLERLAFFR